The segment CAATGGGACTTTTTCTACATTTCTTTTACCAGTCTTTCTCATCCTGATAATTGATCAAAGAGTTTGATCTAAAAAGTTAATGCAAAAACTCCACAGTTGTTTTACATTATATCCATGGACTGAAAATCTTATGTTCATCAATATGTTATCCTGCCAGTTCAAAATAGTCTCATcattttgaaagattcaaaatataTCCATAATCTTTGAGATTTCAACCTGCAGCACCTTTGAAAATGATACCAACTTTCCATAAATCCAGAAAAAACTAAAATCATTTGTGGCTCTGACATGACTTAAAAAAAGggagacattatatatatatagccTCTTTGCCATTTTAGGTTTTTAAATCATCTGCACTTTTTATGAGAAATATATCTATTTCTTTCATATGGAAGGGTCTGAAGCAACCTTCCGCGGCAGCATTTTGCATGTGGGACAGTACCACTTCCCCTTAAAGCGAGTCTCTGGGGTTAAACCAACACATGCATAATGAAACCATTCTCCACCTTCACACTGCATAGAACCACATTTTAGCAAATGGGAATTCTAGTGCAAAAGATAAATCAATTCATAAAAGAAAAATCGATGAAATTTATGATAGCTACTCACATTCTCATTATCACAGGCAATCATATCTCCAAAAGAAACCTGGAATGAAAGTTTATTACAATGTGAGCTAGTCAGCATTTAGTTTTAAACAGAGAGGAGTAAGATTTTTGAATGCAGAGAAACAAATGAGATCACAAATTAGGTAAATTGAAAAAAACCATCAAATCATGATCTCTAAAAGTGCTATTTTCATATGTGCATAAGGTTGGATGCAAACATGCCTGATGACAGACACAATATGTGGGTTCATTGGGATCAATGGGCTGATCTACATCGACAGGAGCAGGAATGGTCCTTCTGTGACTACCTGGAGGAGGCATGAGCTCAAAATCCCTATCTCGATCCTTTTCCCATTCTCTTTCAGTTTTTAATTCAAGCTTCCTAGCTTGTTGTGTAAAGAAGTAACTTTTCCTCCTTTCCTCCCTTGAGCTGATTGGTGGAAGAATTGCAGGTTCATCAGGGCCTATTTTCCCTTCTGTTCATATTCATGtcaaacaatgacaaccatataatAATAAGCTAGGCAGTAAACCTCCTAATGTTTCAAAAATTACTATGCTATTACATATAAAAGTtcaaatatatatacatgtctGTAAAGGCCTGCTGAAAAATCATTTCTTTAGTCATCACTGAAGAAACTATCCATATTTTTCTTCATTTGTACAAATTTAAAAGTGTACATAATTCACGGTGCTATTCAGATTACCTTGCTTTAGGTCCTCTGCAAACTGAAGCAAGTCCTCGTCGAGTCTTTTTATATGGCTTTCTAACTGCAAAAATTGACCAAGTATTCCACATAAAATGTTGACCAATAACCAAAATCTGAGCTTTTGGAAACAAACACACCATTCAaaataaaattaatctaaaatCAGATTATCCTAAAAAGAAGCATGGACAGATAACATTTCTGAATTTAATTGCAAATGTTTGTTCACAAAGTCATTTAGAATCTGGATGACAAACTTTCCAAAACAAGCCTGAAAAAAATTAAATTCTTGGGCATTGTTTGCTTGTTTAAGTGAAGAATCATCCAATGAGGAATATTTATGATAATGGAATTCCAATAAGCCATCCTAAGCTAGTCATTGTTGATGAATGCATATGTGAGAAGAAAATTTACACATCAACTCCATTTTTCTCATATTCTGCAGTCTAAGTCATAAAGAGTACAGTGACACATTTCTTTTTTTTAAACTAGCAAAAAGGAATGGCATAGTTTAACTTGTCCACAAATATGTTTTTGCAATCAAAGCAGAGGAtacacaaaaaaatgcaaaaatgaagtGCTGATAATTATGTTGAAGTTGATTGGTGACTCCTCAACACCCCCGAAATCCTTGCAAGACAAAAACaacttccacaagagagaatggCAAGAATAGCTTGCGTAATAAAGATGCATGAAATGATTGATTAAATATGAGATATACAATAAGAAGCCTTGCTTATTAAGGCAAGATGAGAGATAGGATTAGACAATATTGTGACATGTGTCTTAATCTTGTACAACGAGACAACTACCTCAACAATTTATTAAATGACTATATCTTATCCAgacaactaagacttctagaaACAACACCtaagacctaagtaaacttaagtcatgtgaataAGTCCTCTACTAGGAACTAGGGGAAACACAAGATACAAGACCTTACTAGCAAGACCTTATTCACTCGAACAATTTTACTTCCTACCAATTCCTATCTAGAATAAGAAGCATTCATGTATTtgtacttggtttatcttcttcccaaggggagaaatgttgtttgtaggcattggaTTATATTTTATCTTTAAGAACTCACCATTTTTACAAGATATACATTTGTGTTATGGTAAATCAATGTATTAAACAAAGGAGACGAAGGCTCATTAAATAGATTTACAAagacaatgtttctaaaagaaTAATCATGAACTTAAGATAGAAATGGAAACTTCCTAAagcaactaagatgaccattaaagaaacattacattattttaatactctcccttaatggtcatcgttctaactaccctacagaagacataATCTGCAGGTCTTTTGGTCACAGATGCATAGAAGGCTGCCCCCTTCTGGTCACAAATGCATAGAGAAATTTGCCCTCTTCTCTTCAGAGTGCTTTACAAAATGAGCCCGTTGCTGAGACCCTCCCTAATTCTGCAAAACTTCTAGAAATAACCAAGATAACCAAAACAAACTGAGATTCATCCAACCTACAGTTGATAAACAAAATTGTCCCTTAGCTAGAGATATCGAGAACAGCTTCTCAAAATAAAACCacaattttgaggagaaaattgccAAACCTTAACTACTTTAGAAAAACAACCACGATTTTgtggaaaaaatcggcaaacccttgtGCAGACCATTGCCCTAGCAACTCTAGGTGCGATCCGAAAAAGCTACAAGAAAccacgatttttgtggaaaaaatcaagcaaaaccctcttTACAAGAAAAAATACGATTTTACCCACCACTAATTTTTTTAcggagaaaaaattaaaaaaactaacacTAATTTTTTATGGACAAAAATTAGAAAAtccatccaatttttttttaaggagtaaaaaattataaaaacccaTAAAGGAGTACATATTTTCCACAAAGTTCCTAAAAGCAATAATCGGCTTCAAAGGCACAATCCTGGGCATAAAGCCAACATCGATAGTGGCCTTCCACAAATCCTGAAGCCAAACGTTACATCACCAGGTGTAGACATCCTCCCAACATGCAGGTGTCACAGACAAAAAACAAGGCGTGCAGGTAAAACATGAACATAGAACCCTCGCGCAAGCCACGAACACAGAATGAGCAGAGGGAAAAACATTGCGCATGGAGAAACCCAAAACAGATCGCAGAATGAACAAAGATGTGGACCGGAggcacaaaaaaaaatgaaaatgcagCGCGAAAATCCACTAGGAAAAAATACCAATCACGAGTGTGCAGAGGGGTACCAGAAGTCGTGGCCACGAAAAAACGTGAAGCGTAGACAACATGTGGAAGAAATACTCAGTCAAAAAACAGCCGAGCAAACCCACGGATAGCACAACCTTAGCTGCAGGCCATGCAGAAAAAAAAAACGTCGCGATAGAAGAAAACAGATCCACGTGGTTCGCAAGTATCCAAACCATCTACGACACCTAAAAAATTGCGGCTCATAGACCCTTTGATGCTACTTGAAACAAGGGGTCCCAAACTTTTAATTAAAAAAGGGTCGCGATTTTTAACAAAAAAATCCTTCACAATGCTCTGGAAAGCACACCCACGAATCTGCAATGAAGCCGAAATttgcaaaaatctaaaaaaaattcgTGATCTTCAAGAACGAAGAAACCCTTGAAATTTTATCTCACGCAAAAATAATCgcaaattacaaacatgaaaaaaaaaaacctCTCAAAATCCTGGGCCCCCATGAGGGAGTCAGACCCAGACCGGCTTTGATATCATGTTATTGTAAATTGATGTATTAAACAAACGAGACGAAGGCTCCTTAAATAGatttacaaagatgatgtttctaaaagaaacaatcgtgaaCTGAAGACAgaaaaggaaacttcctaaagcaaCTAAGATGACTACTAAGGAAACATTACATTGTTTTAATAATTTGAAGTGCTAATAATTATTCCTTTATTAGAAATCCCATCTACTATAAATTAAAACAACCTTTCTTAACTTTAACACTTTTAAATTTCATTAAAACCtcacaaaaaaaaattctaaaactaGAAGGTgtcattacatgcaaaatattaacAAACAAAGAAAGAATAGCATTTGAAAAGAACACAATACTTAGAAAATAACTACAAATATATTTAAGCTAATGACAATAATCACGGGTTCCTTCAAGGGAGCAATCTCCTCAAGACTATTACAAAATATCATTATCAGCCTATTCAATATTGCCCCTTCAAAAGGGGGGTATGTTGGgtaaaggttgtcattgatgtcaaaggtgttggTCAGTTCTATCATTAATGTCAAGGCATCCAGAAGACTACAATTATTGTCATGTCTTATTAGAGGATTTGGGTTTTGGAGAGAGAGTCAAGTGTGTATAATAGCTCTCTTAATGTTATCATTATGCTCTGATTTCAGTAGTTCCTAATTGTCCATCACATGTGTTGTTGTCAAGAAGTATTTGCGGTATGTTTTTGAGGTAGGTTGCTCAAAAAACAGAATTGCGTTCAATTGCACTATCATGGTGTTAGGTTCCACATTCTGCCACAATTGAGTGTTATGGCCTACAGTTTGGAAGCTAGGTAAGAATACATATGATGTGTCATATTCTAGAGTTTCAATTGCTCGGCTTCATCACATAGAAGGTTAGAAGTGACAGAGTGTTCATTGTGCTTGTTGGCTGATTGTGTTGATGTTTCGGTGTGATGCACCAAAGAATTGAAATGTGTACCAATAAGAAGTAGCATGTTGTACATTAGGGCCAATAGAGCATGTGTGGTGTAATGCATAGCGTGTCCCTTCTTCTAGAGTAATGTGTGGGCTTTTGGACCGAGCCTACTACATGTTTAGTGTGAGATTTATTCTTGTGACCAACTAGAAAATGCAATAATCTTGTTCTAGGCCAACATGGGGAATGTAATTATCATTGTTGTTCATATATATAGTTGATCTAGGTTCATTCCTAGTGTGGTTCTTTGATGTGCATATTTGGAAGGTTTGGTTAATGTGCAAGTATGTTGGTGATGTTGTGTGTGTAGCATCTCAATCATTGTGTGCAGTTTCATTTGAAGATCATATGCACTATGTGAGGAAGTTCTAAAGTTGATTAGATCAAGAAGTAGCTGAGTTTTTCAGCCCTAAAGGTCTACATTTCATATCTCTTGTATTTCAGTGAGATGGGTGTCTCACATGCTGGGTTGGTGCTCAAACCTTGGATTAgaggattggtgtctcctataggCTGGTGCCTGCAAATGTAATCAGGGATTGGTGTCTACGATAGGTTGGTGCCTATTTCATATTGTAAGTTCTCTATTattttgtgaggctggatttgggCAATAGATCCAAGCAGCTATTCTCATTGTGTTTTTTCCCTTCTGGGTtttcatgtaaatctagtgttcatttgTGTGGATGTGTGTGTTGATAAGTTTCATTATCGTTAAGGAAAAATTagtaaatgctactttgatgaatTGAGTTTCATGCTTAGAGAagttattaatgataattaaatgTTTAATCAAGTTGAAATTGGCATATATTGATTCACACACCATCTCAATATATCTGTGTGCTTAACAGGGTATTGATTGTTAATATTTTAGCAACACATAAATCTGAAACAAAATACACAGAatttatcctaggaaaaccctccacctgagggtgaaaaacccagcccacacAAATATGATctttattatatctctgaaaatgaatataattgttgatagtttcagattactatcaatcacaataagataagattgattctctacaaatcaatcatgacaatgAAATCAAAAGATACATCTCAAACACATTCTCTAAACCTTCATAAGTCTGAAATCACTGAGAacagaaaacatataataataatgAACTGACAGACTTCATACACAATGTTCTCAACTTGCCACTGACAAATGAGAGAAGCCAGCAATATATAACTATCCATCTGCCGAAGAATATAAAGAATTGGAATTGCAAGTGAAGAGACACaacgaaggaagaagaaaagacacCAACAGTTACATCTTCACCGACAGCCATATGGACATGAAGAGTCACCGACAGCCACAACTACACCATCAGCCACATAGACATGAAGAGTCACCGGCAGAGAAGTGAAGAGACTCCATGGTGGAGAGGAAGAATCACCGACAAGGAAGTGAAGAGACTCCACGGTGGAGAGGAGGAGTTAGCTATTATCTTAGATTTCTATCGCAGCTATaaatcttcaacactccctcttagcaagagagAGATCTTCAAAATGTCATCACATGACAAGTACACATAGCTGCAACCAAAAGaatgtcaaaaaaaaaatctcatcaaagattttctcaaataaaaaatgttatctcaacataataatattcaccatagctactcctagagggtgaatcagaaaaacaaaaaataaagtcATGAAGTCACACACATGacttccaccatggctactcccagagggtggatccaccatagctactcccagagggtggaacaagggatttcacctcaaacaACTCTCTCAGAGAAGAGCTcgttaacaagggatttcacctcaaacttctctcgcagagaagaactcattaaccaagggatttcacctcgaacttctcttgcagagaagaactcattaacaagggatttcacctcgaacttctctcatagagaggaactcattaacaagggctttcacttcaaatttccccatcacagagaaaaatgcattaaccaaattttcatgatgacgtggctccctCTAAAGCTGAAATTTCAGGCTCTCTCTAAAGCTGAAATGCCAAGCTCCCTCTGAAGTTGAAAtgccaagctccctctgaagctgaaatgtaaGGCTTCCACAAGCTCCCTCTAAAGTTGAAATCAATCTTCTGACCTCTTCGTCCAAGGTTACTTCTGAcgatatgtcagactccctctgaagcacaggatctaccttcaagcggttaggctctatagaaggaaccttgctctaataccatgttaatgtTTTCGCAACACAGAAATCTGAAACAAAATACACAaaatttatcctgggaaaaccctccacctgagggtgaaaaacccagcccacacAAATATGATctttattatatctctgaaaatgaatacaattgttgatagtttcagattactatcaatcacaataagataagattgattctctacaaatcaatcatgacaatgAAATCAAAAGATACATCTCAAATACATTCTATAAACCTTCATAAGTCTGAAATCACTGAGAAcagaaaacataaaataataatgAACTGACAGACTTCATACACAATGTTCTCAACTTGCCACTGACAAATGAGAGAAGCCAGCAATATATAACTATCCATCtgctgaagaagaagaacaagaatatAAAGAATTGGAATTGCAAGTGAAGAGACACcacgaaggaagaagaaaagacacCAACAGTTACATCTTCACTGACAGCCATATGGACATGAAGAGTCACCAACAGCCACAACTACACCGTCAGCCACATAGACATGAAGAGTCACTGGCAGAGAAGTGAAGAGACTCCATGGTGGAGAGGAAGAATCACCGACAGGGAAGTGAAGAGACTCCACGGTGGAGAGGAGTTAGATATTATCTTAGATCTCTATCACAGCTATAAATCTTCAACATTGATCCTCAAGTCCTAATGTGCCTTCAGGCATTGAGGAGATTAGTTGGTTGCCCCTTCAAGGTCCCTACCATCTTAATTGTTCCATCCCCAACTAATCAGATTTAGTGGTTGATCACCAGTTAGCAAGAGACTAGGAGACATTAATTTTTTACAGTCGCGGCCTCCTCATATAGAAATATTGCAAGATAATATTTGTGTTATTACAACATCAATATGAAGTTTTCACAAAGAATTACTTGCAAGGTACAACCGATGCAGAAGAAACCCACTCAATATAAATATTAACCAATAGTACTATTATTACAAATTACAATCTCAAAATAGTTAGGAGGTGAAGGTTCTAATGTGCCCTCCCTCTTCAAAATGCCTTAACCTGTAAGATACCCTACCAAATTCTTTCAAATAACTTGCAAAATTTTCGAATTTGGTTCATAGGAAATTCGTCAAATAGTTGACATGCAATGATTCATTCTTTATTTCTGATGTAAATGCTCATAAACAGCTGTGACGTAAAGGCATAATCACAAACATTTAGCAAACATTGGTCATTTCAAGGACTTTTTGACAAACAGTTTGCAGCCAAAATGATTTCAACATATTGTCACAAATAGCCACCACAAGTTACATTTCTCAAATCCAAATGTTAGAAATAATTCTCCTTAAAAAAGATTACTATTTGATGTAAATCTCAGTAGCCAAATATGAATTTATTCATTGCTGATATAAACTGTGGTATTCAAAAATTTCACACagaattaattaatattttcagAATCCTCAAATATTCCAAATATTTTGCTTGCTGACCTTAAACAGGAACTATTGTCAAGCCCAGTCAGCAGTCAACCTAACTTTGACCCCTCCTTGAAGAAGTGTGCAAGCTATAGATAGGTACGACAGCTCCTTTTGAATATTTATTTCCTCCTTAGGTTGTATGGCAGGGCTGAAGATGTTATAAGACGCCACATTATAATGGAAAGAGGCGTTCAAGTCTTCAAAGATACCAATCGACCACCTTTGTTTAAGTTTATGTGGTGTACGGTAGATTTATGATGTACAACAGCCAAGGAAAGAGTTTCAATTCTTTAATTTGATAGCTTGTTGACTTTATTGACCTTTTAAATGCTGCATTGGAATCTTCCCAAAGGCTTTTGAGCCTTCAAACACAAATCTCACCCTTCCATTCAATGATTCGAACCATCTCTTTATACTTCGAAGTGGTACAACTTCCATATGGAGCTGAAATATGTACATCTGcttcaaaatattttattattttttaatttgttttctgaATATATCCTTCCCCTATAATCTCAACATCTTTCACCTTTCACACAAATCGAAATATAAATTAGCTTTTGCAAAAAAACCTTCAATGAATTTGTACTTGAAGTACGAAAGCCGGCAAGTGCAAACAAATCTCTTATTTTTTCCAATTATATACACCTGTGCAAATCCACCAAGTTTGGCTAAAATAGGTTTTCATCCAATCAACCACGAAAGAAACCAAGGGTTTTCATCCTAGAGTTTGCCGTACCAAAAGCACAAGCTCTCAAAGCTCTCCAAGAAAATAACAAGTCAAGAATGAATTGCTTTTTCA is part of the Cryptomeria japonica chromosome 10, Sugi_1.0, whole genome shotgun sequence genome and harbors:
- the LOC131072616 gene encoding PHD finger protein ING2 isoform X2; amino-acid sequence: MVWILANHVDLFSSIATFFFSAWPAAKVVLSVGLLGCFLTEYFFHMLSTLHVFSWPRLLLESHIKRLDEDLLQFAEDLKQEGKIGPDEPAILPPISSREERRKSYFFTQQARKLELKTEREWEKDRDRDFELMPPPGSHRRTIPAPVDVDQPIDPNEPTYCVCHQVSFGDMIACDNENCEGGEWFHYACVGLTPETRFKGKWYCPTCKMLPRKVASDPSI
- the LOC131072616 gene encoding PHD finger protein ING2 isoform X1, producing the protein MAVARTGVYVDDYLEYASTLPADIQRLLSTMRELDERSNMMLNQTREQTRQCLSLPSQSSNKASPEQEETIDKLRKDVECNQENILNLSTEKVLLAKQAHDLLESHIKRLDEDLLQFAEDLKQEGKIGPDEPAILPPISSREERRKSYFFTQQARKLELKTEREWEKDRDRDFELMPPPGSHRRTIPAPVDVDQPIDPNEPTYCVCHQVSFGDMIACDNENCEGGEWFHYACVGLTPETRFKGKWYCPTCKMLPRKVASDPSI